The following coding sequences are from one Streptomyces sp. NBC_01294 window:
- a CDS encoding TetR/AcrR family transcriptional regulator has product MRTDERAAPTAPAPAAGLRERKKRRTRDALLRAALRLFISQGYERTTVDEITDAVGVSQRTFFRYFANKEEVVFAVQDLVESHFVAELHARPAAEGPLGAMRGAVLAAWDTVEEALSEVVTVDLYMRSYRLIESTPALLAVHLRRSTELEERISRLIAARECLDVDADPRPRVAVAAFCGVMRVTGRLWGQGEDSSVEAIRRLTEAYLDRIGPALAASWREAP; this is encoded by the coding sequence GTGAGGACCGACGAGCGCGCGGCGCCGACCGCGCCCGCGCCCGCAGCCGGACTGCGCGAACGCAAGAAGCGGCGCACCCGGGACGCACTGCTGCGCGCCGCCCTGCGGCTGTTCATCTCCCAGGGGTACGAGCGGACCACCGTCGACGAGATCACCGACGCCGTGGGCGTGTCCCAGCGCACCTTCTTCCGCTACTTCGCCAACAAGGAAGAGGTCGTCTTCGCCGTCCAGGACCTGGTCGAGTCGCACTTCGTCGCCGAGCTGCACGCCCGGCCGGCCGCCGAGGGCCCGCTCGGGGCCATGCGGGGAGCCGTGCTCGCCGCATGGGACACCGTCGAGGAGGCCCTGTCCGAGGTGGTCACCGTCGACCTCTACATGCGCAGCTACCGGTTGATCGAGTCCACGCCGGCCCTGCTCGCCGTGCACCTGCGGCGCTCCACCGAGCTGGAGGAGCGGATCTCCCGGCTGATCGCCGCCCGGGAGTGCCTGGACGTGGACGCCGATCCGCGGCCGCGGGTGGCCGTCGCCGCGTTCTGCGGCGTGATGCGGGTCACGGGGCGGCTCTGGGGGCAGGGCGAGGACTCCAGCGTGGAGGCGATCCGGCGGCTGACGGAGGCGTACCTCGACCGGATCGGCCCGGCACTGGCCGCGAGCTGGCGCGAAGCCCCGTAA
- a CDS encoding peptidase inhibitor family I36 protein, with amino-acid sequence MRTCGTTRVTTTLAATVLALTALIPSTATTAHAAGPPTLGACATGQLCLWAKPDFKGARQTHELSTLDINSCTALPAGTSAQSLTNRTGRPVTTYQSAECAETGEFQTYPGDGVWLPQSPYQVRAFKVWER; translated from the coding sequence ATGCGTACGTGTGGAACCACCCGCGTCACCACCACCCTGGCCGCGACCGTCCTGGCCCTGACCGCCCTCATCCCGAGTACGGCCACCACGGCCCACGCCGCGGGCCCGCCGACCCTCGGGGCCTGCGCGACCGGGCAGCTGTGCCTGTGGGCGAAACCGGACTTCAAGGGCGCCCGGCAGACCCACGAGCTGAGCACCCTGGACATCAACAGCTGCACCGCGCTGCCGGCCGGGACCAGCGCCCAGTCCCTCACCAACCGCACCGGCCGCCCGGTGACCACCTACCAGTCGGCGGAGTGCGCGGAGACCGGCGAGTTCCAGACCTATCCGGGCGACGGGGTCTGGCTGCCCCAGTCGCCCTACCAGGTGCGGGCGTTCAAGGTGTGGGAGAGGTAG
- a CDS encoding potassium channel family protein, with amino-acid sequence MKEPSRQLLWERRSQTPLLLLAVAFAVAYAVPIVAPDASGAVHRACTYVEWLVWGAFAADYLVRLVLTTDRRHFVRTHWLDLAAVVLPLVQPLRLLRLVATLMLVGRRARMAPQIQLTTYVAGAVVGLLMFGSLAVLSVERDAPDGNIKNLGDAVWWSFTTMTTVGYGDHSPTTGLGRVLAVGLMLSGIALLGVVTANIAAWFISRFERDDQAERLQLAAIRELQAEVRALRGEVARLGGAPAAAADPEAVAVADSIATTPTPTATATADRPGAPAQRAATSPTP; translated from the coding sequence ATGAAGGAACCCTCCCGCCAGCTGCTGTGGGAGCGGCGGAGCCAGACCCCGCTGCTCCTCCTCGCCGTGGCCTTCGCCGTGGCGTACGCCGTGCCCATCGTCGCCCCCGACGCGAGCGGGGCCGTTCACCGGGCCTGCACCTACGTGGAGTGGCTGGTGTGGGGGGCCTTCGCCGCCGACTACCTGGTCCGGCTGGTCCTCACGACGGACCGCCGGCACTTCGTACGGACCCACTGGCTGGACCTGGCCGCCGTGGTGCTGCCGCTGGTGCAGCCGCTGCGGCTGCTGCGCTTGGTCGCCACCTTGATGCTGGTGGGCCGGCGGGCCCGGATGGCCCCGCAGATCCAGCTGACGACGTACGTGGCCGGGGCCGTCGTCGGACTGCTGATGTTCGGCTCGCTGGCGGTGCTCAGCGTGGAGCGGGACGCCCCGGACGGGAACATCAAGAACCTGGGCGACGCCGTGTGGTGGTCCTTCACCACGATGACGACGGTCGGGTACGGCGACCACTCGCCCACCACCGGCCTCGGCCGGGTCCTGGCGGTCGGTCTGATGCTGTCCGGGATCGCCCTGCTCGGTGTGGTGACCGCCAACATCGCCGCCTGGTTCATCTCCCGCTTCGAGCGCGACGACCAGGCGGAGCGGCTCCAGCTGGCGGCCATCCGGGAGCTCCAGGCGGAGGTACGGGCGCTGCGCGGCGAGGTCGCCCGGCTGGGCGGCGCACCGGCGGCAGCCGCGGACCCGGAAGCGGTCGCGGTCGCGGACTCGATTGCGACCACGCCCACGCCCACGGCCACGGCCACGGCCGACCGGCCGGGCGCCCCGGCGCAGCGGGCGGCTACCTCTCCCACACCTTGA
- the aceE gene encoding pyruvate dehydrogenase (acetyl-transferring), homodimeric type yields the protein MASASDRNPIIIGGLPSQVPDFDPEETQEWLDSLDAAVDERGRERARYLMLRLIERAREKRVAVPEMRSSDYVNTIATKDEPFFPGNEEIERKVLNATRWNAAVMVSRAQRPGIGVGGHIATFASSASLYDVGFNHFFRGKDEGDGGDQIFFQGHASPGIYARAYLLDRLTEQQLDAFRQEKSKAPYGLSSYPHPRLMPDFWEFPTVSMGLGPLGAIYQARMNRYMEARGIADTSKSHVWAYLGDGEMDEPESLGQLSIAAREGLDNLTFVVNCNLQRLDGPVRGNGKIIQELESQFRGAGWNVIKLIWDRSWDPLLAQDRDGILVNKMNTTPDGQFQTYATESGAYIRDHFFGDDQRLRAMVENMTDQQIQHLGRGGHDHKKVYAAYAAAKAHKGQPTVILAQTVKGWTLGPNFEGRNATHQMKKLTVDDLKRFRDRLHIPITDAQLESGAPPYYHPGPDSPEIQYMHDQRSALGGYVPTRVVRAKPLQLPGDSAYAGARKGSGQQSIATTMAFVRILKDLMRDKEIGRRFVLIAPDEYRTFGMDAFFPSAKIYNPLGQQYEAVDRDLLLAYKESPTGQMLHDGISEAGCTASLIAAGSAYATHGEPLIPVYVFYSMFGFQRTGDQFWQMADQLARGFVLGATAGRTTLTGEGLQHADGHSQLLASTNPGCVAYDPAYGYEIAHIVKDGLRRMYGPDAEDVFYYLTVYNEPIQHPAEPADVDVDGILNGIHRVSQGTSGAIGAQLLASGVAVPWALEAQRILADEWNVRADVWSATSWNELRREAVAVEEHNLLHPEEEQRVPYVTRKLSGGEGPFVAVSDWMRAVPDQISRWVPGAYTSLGADGFGFADTRGAARRFFHIDPQSVVLATLTELARQGKVDRSVLKQAIDRYQLLDVAAADPGAAGGDA from the coding sequence GTGGCTTCCGCATCCGATCGCAATCCGATCATCATTGGCGGCCTGCCGAGTCAGGTCCCGGACTTCGATCCGGAGGAGACGCAGGAGTGGCTCGACTCCCTGGACGCCGCGGTCGACGAGCGGGGCCGTGAACGCGCCCGCTACCTCATGCTGCGGCTGATCGAGCGGGCCCGCGAGAAGCGCGTGGCCGTGCCCGAGATGCGCAGCTCGGACTACGTCAACACGATCGCCACCAAGGACGAGCCGTTCTTCCCCGGCAACGAGGAGATCGAGCGCAAGGTCCTCAACGCCACCCGGTGGAACGCGGCCGTCATGGTCTCGCGCGCCCAGCGGCCCGGGATCGGCGTCGGCGGCCACATCGCCACGTTCGCCTCCTCCGCCTCCCTCTACGACGTGGGCTTCAACCACTTCTTCCGGGGCAAGGACGAGGGCGACGGCGGCGACCAGATCTTCTTCCAGGGCCACGCGTCCCCCGGCATCTACGCCCGCGCCTACCTCCTGGACCGGCTCACCGAGCAGCAGCTCGACGCGTTCCGGCAGGAGAAGTCGAAGGCCCCGTACGGCCTTTCCAGCTACCCGCACCCGCGGTTGATGCCGGACTTCTGGGAGTTCCCGACCGTCTCGATGGGCCTCGGTCCGCTCGGTGCGATCTACCAGGCGCGGATGAACCGGTACATGGAGGCGCGCGGCATCGCGGACACCTCCAAGTCCCACGTTTGGGCGTATCTCGGCGACGGCGAGATGGACGAGCCGGAGTCGCTCGGCCAGCTGTCGATCGCCGCCCGCGAGGGCCTGGACAACCTGACCTTCGTCGTGAACTGCAACCTCCAGCGCCTCGACGGCCCGGTGCGCGGCAACGGCAAGATCATCCAGGAGCTGGAGTCGCAGTTCCGCGGCGCCGGCTGGAACGTCATCAAGCTGATCTGGGACCGCTCCTGGGACCCGCTGCTGGCCCAGGACCGCGACGGCATCCTGGTCAACAAGATGAACACCACCCCCGACGGGCAGTTCCAGACGTACGCCACCGAATCGGGCGCGTACATCCGGGACCACTTCTTCGGGGACGACCAGCGGCTGCGCGCGATGGTCGAGAACATGACCGACCAGCAGATCCAGCACCTGGGCCGCGGCGGTCACGACCACAAGAAGGTCTACGCGGCGTACGCGGCGGCCAAGGCCCACAAGGGCCAGCCGACGGTGATCCTGGCGCAGACGGTCAAGGGCTGGACGCTCGGCCCGAACTTCGAGGGCCGCAACGCGACGCACCAGATGAAGAAGCTGACGGTCGACGACCTCAAGCGCTTCCGCGACCGCCTGCACATCCCGATCACGGACGCGCAGCTGGAGAGCGGCGCCCCGCCGTACTACCACCCGGGCCCGGACTCGCCCGAGATCCAGTACATGCACGACCAGCGCAGCGCGCTGGGCGGGTACGTGCCGACCCGCGTGGTGCGCGCGAAGCCGCTGCAGCTGCCGGGCGACAGCGCCTACGCGGGGGCCAGGAAGGGCTCGGGCCAGCAGTCGATCGCCACCACGATGGCCTTCGTCCGCATCCTGAAGGACCTGATGCGGGACAAGGAGATCGGCAGGCGCTTCGTGCTGATCGCGCCCGACGAGTACCGCACCTTCGGCATGGACGCGTTCTTCCCGAGCGCCAAGATCTACAACCCGCTGGGCCAGCAGTACGAGGCGGTCGACCGCGACCTGCTGCTCGCGTACAAGGAGTCGCCGACGGGCCAGATGCTGCACGACGGCATCTCGGAGGCGGGCTGCACGGCCTCGCTGATCGCCGCGGGTTCGGCGTACGCGACGCACGGCGAGCCGCTGATCCCGGTCTACGTCTTCTACTCGATGTTCGGTTTCCAGCGTACGGGTGACCAGTTCTGGCAGATGGCCGACCAGCTCGCGCGCGGTTTCGTCCTCGGCGCGACCGCCGGGCGGACCACCCTCACGGGTGAGGGCCTGCAGCACGCCGACGGTCACTCCCAGCTGCTGGCGTCGACGAACCCGGGGTGCGTGGCGTACGACCCGGCCTACGGCTACGAGATCGCGCACATCGTCAAGGACGGGCTGCGGCGCATGTACGGGCCCGACGCCGAGGACGTCTTCTACTACCTGACCGTCTACAACGAGCCGATCCAGCACCCGGCCGAACCGGCGGACGTCGACGTGGACGGCATCCTCAACGGCATCCACCGGGTCTCCCAGGGGACCTCGGGCGCCATCGGCGCGCAGCTCCTGGCCTCCGGCGTGGCGGTGCCGTGGGCGCTGGAGGCGCAGCGGATCCTGGCCGACGAGTGGAACGTCCGGGCGGACGTCTGGTCGGCGACCTCCTGGAACGAGCTGCGGCGCGAGGCGGTCGCGGTGGAGGAGCACAACCTGCTCCACCCGGAGGAGGAGCAGCGCGTCCCGTACGTGACGCGCAAGCTGTCGGGCGGGGAGGGGCCGTTCGTGGCGGTCTCGGACTGGATGCGGGCGGTTCCGGACCAGATCTCGCGGTGGGTGCCCGGCGCGTACACCTCGCTGGGCGCGGACGGCTTCGGCTTCGCGGACACGCGCGGTGCGGCCCGGCGCTTCTTCCACATCGACCCGCAGTCGGTGGTCCTGGCGACGCTCACCGAGCTCGCCAGGCAGGGGAAGGTCGACCGCTCGGTGCTGAAGCAGGCGATCGACCGGTACCAGCTGCTGGACGTGGCGGCGGCCGACCCGGGCGCGGCGGGCGGCGACGCGTAG
- a CDS encoding DUF3052 domain-containing protein, translating into MSATADHAESLAARLGFQSEQVVQEIGYDDDVDQEFRDVVEELVGELVDEDYDDVADAVLLWFREEPDADLADALVDATELIEDGALILLLTPKTGRPGYVEASDIQEAAETAGLSLAKGAPVGKEWAATKLVTPKTAAKKR; encoded by the coding sequence GTGAGCGCGACCGCGGACCACGCGGAGAGCCTGGCCGCCCGGCTGGGTTTCCAGTCCGAACAGGTGGTCCAGGAGATCGGCTACGACGACGACGTCGATCAGGAATTCCGTGATGTCGTCGAGGAGCTCGTCGGCGAACTCGTCGACGAGGACTACGACGACGTCGCGGACGCCGTGCTGCTGTGGTTCCGAGAGGAACCCGACGCCGATCTGGCGGACGCACTGGTCGATGCCACCGAGCTGATCGAGGACGGCGCACTGATCCTGCTGCTGACCCCCAAGACCGGCCGCCCCGGCTACGTCGAGGCCAGCGACATCCAGGAAGCCGCGGAGACCGCCGGTCTCTCGCTGGCCAAGGGCGCCCCCGTCGGCAAGGAGTGGGCCGCCACCAAGCTGGTGACGCCCAAGACTGCCGCCAAGAAGCGCTGA
- a CDS encoding peroxiredoxin has protein sequence MAIEVGDKAPDFELKDNHGATVRLSDFRGEKAVVLLFYPFAFTGVCTGELCELRDQLPRFQNDDVQLLAVSNDSVPTLRVFGEQEGLEYPLLSDFWPHGETSRAYGVFDEAKGCAVRGTFIIDKDGVVRWTVVNGLPDARDLNEYIKALDSL, from the coding sequence ATGGCCATCGAGGTCGGCGACAAGGCCCCGGACTTCGAGCTCAAGGACAACCACGGTGCCACCGTGCGGCTCTCCGACTTCCGGGGGGAGAAGGCAGTGGTGCTGCTCTTCTACCCGTTCGCCTTCACCGGCGTCTGCACCGGCGAGCTGTGCGAGCTGCGCGACCAGCTCCCGCGCTTCCAGAACGACGACGTGCAGCTCCTCGCGGTCTCCAACGACTCCGTGCCGACCCTGCGGGTCTTCGGCGAGCAGGAGGGCCTGGAGTACCCGCTGCTGTCGGACTTCTGGCCGCACGGGGAGACCTCCCGCGCGTACGGGGTCTTCGACGAGGCCAAGGGATGCGCGGTCCGGGGCACGTTCATCATCGACAAGGACGGCGTGGTGCGCTGGACTGTCGTCAACGGACTGCCCGACGCCCGTGACCTGAACGAGTACATCAAGGCGCTCGACAGCCTCTGA
- a CDS encoding TerD family protein, with the protein MGVSLSKGGNVSLTKAAPNLTAVIVGLGWDARTTTGVDFDLDASAILTSDQGKVTSDANFVFFNNLKSPDGSVEHTGDNTTGEGEGDDEAIKVNLAGVPAEVAKIVFPVSIYEAESRQQSFGQVRNAYIRVVNQADNTELARYDLSEDASTETAMVFGELYRNGAEWKFRAIGQGYASGLRGIAQDFGVNV; encoded by the coding sequence GTGGGAGTCAGCCTCAGCAAGGGCGGCAACGTCTCGCTGACCAAGGCCGCGCCTAACCTGACGGCGGTCATCGTCGGTCTGGGCTGGGATGCTCGCACCACCACCGGTGTCGACTTCGACCTCGACGCCAGCGCGATCCTGACCAGCGACCAGGGCAAGGTCACCAGCGACGCGAACTTCGTCTTCTTCAACAACCTGAAGAGCCCCGACGGCTCGGTGGAGCACACCGGTGACAACACCACCGGTGAGGGCGAGGGCGACGACGAGGCGATCAAGGTCAACCTGGCCGGCGTGCCGGCCGAGGTCGCCAAGATCGTCTTCCCGGTCTCGATCTACGAGGCCGAGAGCCGCCAGCAGAGCTTCGGCCAGGTCCGCAACGCGTACATCCGCGTCGTGAACCAGGCCGACAACACCGAGCTCGCCCGCTACGACCTCTCCGAGGACGCCTCGACCGAGACCGCCATGGTCTTCGGCGAGCTGTACCGCAACGGTGCGGAGTGGAAGTTCCGCGCCATCGGCCAGGGCTACGCCTCGGGCCTGCGCGGCATCGCGCAGGACTTCGGCGTCAACGTCTGA
- a CDS encoding TerD family protein, which yields MGVTLAKGGNVSLSKAAPNLTRVLIGLGWDARSTTGADFDLDASALLCNSGRVLGDEYFVFYNNLTSPEGSVEHTGDNLTGEGDGDDESIIIDLTKVPERVDKIVFPVSIHEADARRQSFGQVSNAFIRVVNQADGQELARYDLSEDASSETAMIFGEVYRYGGEWKFRAVGQGYASGLRGIALDFGVNVS from the coding sequence ATGGGCGTCACACTCGCCAAGGGGGGCAATGTCTCCCTGTCCAAGGCCGCACCGAACCTCACCAGGGTTCTGATCGGGCTCGGATGGGACGCGCGCTCGACCACGGGAGCCGACTTCGACCTCGACGCCAGCGCGCTGCTGTGCAACAGCGGCCGGGTGCTGGGGGACGAGTACTTCGTCTTCTACAACAACCTGACGAGCCCCGAGGGCTCCGTCGAACACACGGGGGACAACCTCACGGGCGAGGGTGACGGCGACGACGAGTCGATCATCATCGACCTCACCAAGGTGCCCGAGCGCGTGGACAAGATCGTCTTCCCGGTCTCGATCCACGAGGCGGACGCCCGCCGGCAGAGCTTCGGCCAGGTCAGCAATGCCTTCATCCGCGTGGTGAACCAGGCGGACGGCCAGGAGTTGGCCCGCTACGACCTCTCCGAGGACGCCTCCAGCGAAACCGCGATGATCTTCGGCGAGGTCTACCGCTACGGCGGTGAATGGAAGTTCCGCGCTGTGGGGCAGGGGTACGCGTCGGGACTCAGGGGCATCGCTCTAGACTTCGGGGTCAACGTTTCGTAA
- a CDS encoding DUF475 domain-containing protein, whose translation MVLKTFGWSFAITALGLAFAAWQWGWEAFGVVLILSILEISLSFDNAVVNAGILKKMNAFWQKIFLTVGILIAVFGMRLVFPVAIVAISAKVGPIEAIQLALDHPEQYEALVTDAHPAIAAFGGMFLLMIFLDFIFEEREHKWLAWLERPLAKLGKVDMLSVCIALIALLVSAMTFAVNAHTSTGHADKSATVLLAGVAGLITYLIVGGLSSYFEDKLEEEEEREHEEEEQAKAAGKPVSAVGLAGKAAFFLFLYLEVLDASFSFDGVIGAFAITNHIFWMALGLGIGAMYVRSLTVYLVRQGTLDDYVYLEHGAHYAIGALAVILLVTIQHEISEIITGLIGVVLIAGSFWSSVRRNKRMELEGSTAKA comes from the coding sequence GTGGTTCTGAAAACCTTCGGCTGGTCGTTCGCCATCACGGCGCTCGGCCTTGCCTTTGCCGCGTGGCAGTGGGGGTGGGAGGCGTTCGGGGTCGTATTGATCCTGTCGATCCTCGAGATCTCACTGTCCTTCGACAACGCGGTCGTCAATGCCGGAATCCTGAAGAAGATGAATGCCTTCTGGCAGAAGATCTTCCTCACCGTCGGCATCCTGATCGCCGTCTTCGGAATGCGGCTCGTCTTCCCGGTGGCGATCGTCGCCATCAGTGCCAAGGTCGGTCCCATCGAGGCCATCCAGCTGGCGCTGGACCACCCCGAGCAGTACGAGGCCCTGGTCACCGACGCCCACCCGGCCATCGCCGCCTTCGGTGGCATGTTCCTTCTGATGATCTTCCTCGACTTCATCTTCGAGGAGCGGGAGCACAAGTGGCTCGCCTGGCTTGAGCGTCCGCTGGCCAAGCTCGGCAAGGTCGACATGCTGTCGGTCTGCATCGCCCTGATCGCCCTGCTCGTCTCGGCGATGACCTTCGCCGTCAACGCCCACACCAGCACCGGCCACGCGGACAAGTCCGCCACCGTGCTGCTCGCCGGTGTCGCCGGTCTGATCACGTACCTCATCGTCGGCGGCCTGTCCTCGTACTTCGAGGACAAGCTGGAGGAGGAAGAGGAGCGCGAGCACGAGGAGGAGGAGCAGGCCAAGGCAGCGGGCAAGCCCGTCTCCGCCGTCGGCCTGGCCGGCAAGGCCGCGTTCTTCCTGTTCCTCTACCTGGAGGTCCTCGACGCCTCGTTCTCCTTCGACGGGGTCATCGGCGCCTTCGCCATCACCAACCACATCTTCTGGATGGCGCTCGGCCTCGGCATCGGCGCCATGTACGTCCGTTCGCTCACGGTCTACCTGGTCCGCCAGGGCACGCTGGACGACTACGTCTACCTGGAGCACGGCGCGCACTACGCGATCGGCGCCCTCGCCGTCATCCTGCTGGTCACCATCCAGCACGAGATCAGCGAGATCATCACCGGCCTCATCGGCGTGGTGCTGATCGCCGGCTCCTTCTGGTCCTCGGTGCGCCGCAACAAGCGCATGGAACTGGAGGGTTCCACCGCCAAGGCATGA
- a CDS encoding TerD family protein, whose translation MGFFDGIMGSRAVQFQSGSASSNAIELNKRHATVSLTKQGAVHGNLRVNLSWRMRTSDIGGRSGQSGQLFRHPFKLFKPDMVQAHTQGMVNVDLDMGCLYELTDGTRGAVQPLGNLLGDLNDPPYVKLSGDDRFGSASGETLYINLDHADEIKRLLVFVYIYDQTPAFDRTHAMVTLYPVTGPRIEIPLDERHPQARSCAVVSLEKVKGELVVRREVKFVYGFQAELDRLYGWGLQWGRGYKSTKS comes from the coding sequence ATGGGCTTCTTCGACGGCATCATGGGCAGCCGCGCCGTGCAGTTCCAGTCGGGCAGCGCCTCGTCGAACGCGATCGAGCTGAACAAGCGGCACGCGACGGTGTCGCTCACCAAGCAGGGGGCCGTCCACGGCAATCTGCGCGTCAATCTGTCCTGGCGCATGCGCACCTCGGACATCGGCGGCCGCTCCGGCCAGAGCGGCCAGCTCTTCCGGCACCCGTTCAAGCTGTTCAAGCCGGACATGGTGCAGGCGCACACCCAGGGCATGGTCAACGTCGACCTCGACATGGGCTGCCTGTACGAGCTGACGGACGGCACCCGCGGCGCCGTGCAGCCGCTGGGGAACCTGCTCGGCGACCTCAACGACCCGCCGTACGTGAAGCTCAGCGGGGACGACCGGTTCGGCTCGGCGTCGGGGGAGACCCTCTACATCAACCTCGACCACGCCGACGAGATCAAGCGGCTGCTGGTCTTCGTCTACATCTACGACCAGACCCCGGCCTTCGACCGGACGCACGCCATGGTGACGCTCTATCCCGTCACGGGGCCGCGGATCGAGATCCCGCTGGACGAGCGGCACCCGCAGGCCCGTTCCTGCGCGGTGGTCTCCCTGGAGAAGGTCAAGGGCGAGCTCGTCGTACGGCGCGAGGTGAAGTTCGTGTACGGCTTCCAGGCCGAGCTGGACCGGCTGTACGGCTGGGGGCTCCAGTGGGGGCGGGGCTACAAGAGCACCAAGAGCTGA
- a CDS encoding TerD family protein encodes MTHAMQKGSNIPVAPVAVRAVLRWTGGPEVPDVDASALLVGPDGRVRSDEDFVFYNQPRHPSGAVWRLGKKQIGDAITDAVQADLRTVTSTVDRILVVASAEDVPFERVHDLRILLYDATATGGSEPLAYFDVRPETGAETALICGELYRRGEGWKFRALGEGYSDGLVGLATDHGISVDENAAEPAASPAAGPTSEQTAAMAPPTQAPPAVQPAYGYPQPVSPAPVPGPGGDPSFRLPVQGPQFIRR; translated from the coding sequence ATGACGCACGCGATGCAGAAGGGCTCGAACATCCCGGTGGCCCCCGTGGCGGTCCGGGCGGTGCTGCGCTGGACTGGCGGCCCCGAGGTTCCGGACGTGGACGCCTCCGCGCTGCTCGTGGGCCCGGACGGCCGGGTGCGTTCGGACGAGGACTTCGTCTTCTACAACCAGCCCCGGCACCCCTCGGGGGCCGTCTGGCGGCTCGGCAAGAAGCAGATCGGTGACGCGATCACCGACGCCGTCCAGGCGGATCTGCGCACGGTGACGTCGACGGTGGACCGGATCCTGGTGGTCGCCTCCGCCGAGGACGTCCCCTTCGAACGGGTCCACGACCTGCGGATCCTCCTCTACGACGCCACCGCGACCGGCGGCTCCGAACCGCTGGCCTACTTCGACGTACGGCCCGAGACCGGCGCCGAGACGGCGCTGATCTGCGGGGAGCTGTACCGGCGGGGCGAGGGATGGAAGTTCCGCGCGCTCGGCGAGGGCTACTCCGACGGGCTGGTGGGCCTGGCGACCGACCACGGGATCTCGGTCGACGAGAACGCCGCCGAGCCGGCCGCGAGCCCGGCGGCCGGGCCGACCTCCGAGCAGACGGCCGCCATGGCCCCGCCCACGCAGGCCCCGCCGGCCGTGCAGCCCGCCTACGGGTATCCGCAGCCGGTGTCCCCGGCCCCGGTGCCGGGTCCGGGCGGCGATCCGTCCTTCCGGCTGCCGGTGCAGGGCCCGCAGTTCATCCGCCGCTGA
- a CDS encoding HpcH/HpaI aldolase/citrate lyase family protein, with the protein MRHFGHISPTVRKDLFHQEPAEFTGASPARVLAAALGATLYSPATRPTLAADIRKQAGRGVVSMVLCLEDSISDADVAGAEENLVRQFAELEADATELPLLFIRVRTPEQIPDLVRRLGGSVRRLAGFVLPKFDESRGIAFLEAVAQAEAVSGQPRLYAMPVLETPELLHLETRVEALAGISRTVNAYRERVLALRLGVTDFCSAYGLRRTPDMTAYDVQIVAGVIADVVNVLSRADGTGFTVTGPVWEYFRSQQRLFKPQLRRSPFLEEGVEELRTALIEHDLDGLLREIELDRANGLLGKTCIHPAHVTPVHALSVVSHEEFCDAQDILRPERGGGGVMRSAYTNKMNEVKPHRAWAERTMLRAEVFGVAKEEVGFVDLLTAGLQV; encoded by the coding sequence ATGCGTCACTTTGGGCATATATCGCCCACCGTCCGTAAGGACCTCTTCCATCAGGAACCGGCGGAATTCACCGGGGCCTCCCCGGCACGCGTCCTCGCGGCGGCGCTGGGAGCCACGCTGTACAGCCCCGCCACCCGGCCCACGCTCGCCGCGGACATCCGCAAGCAGGCCGGCCGCGGAGTCGTCTCCATGGTCCTCTGCCTGGAGGATTCCATCAGCGACGCCGATGTCGCCGGAGCCGAGGAGAACCTCGTCCGGCAGTTCGCCGAGCTCGAGGCCGACGCCACGGAGCTCCCGCTGCTCTTCATCCGGGTCCGCACGCCCGAGCAGATACCCGACCTGGTGCGCCGCCTGGGCGGCTCCGTGCGGCGGCTGGCCGGATTCGTGCTCCCGAAGTTCGACGAGAGCCGCGGCATCGCCTTCCTCGAAGCCGTCGCCCAGGCGGAAGCCGTCAGCGGACAGCCCCGCCTGTATGCCATGCCCGTTCTGGAAACCCCGGAACTCCTCCACCTCGAAACCCGCGTCGAGGCCCTCGCCGGCATCTCGCGCACGGTCAACGCCTACCGGGAACGGGTCCTGGCCCTGCGGCTGGGCGTGACCGACTTCTGCTCCGCGTACGGCCTGCGGCGCACCCCCGACATGACCGCCTACGACGTCCAGATCGTCGCGGGCGTCATCGCCGACGTCGTCAACGTCCTCAGCCGGGCCGACGGCACGGGCTTCACCGTGACCGGCCCCGTCTGGGAGTACTTCCGTAGCCAGCAGCGCCTCTTCAAGCCCCAGCTGCGCCGCAGCCCCTTCCTGGAGGAGGGCGTGGAGGAGCTGCGCACCGCCCTGATCGAGCACGACCTGGACGGACTGCTGCGCGAGATCGAACTCGACCGCGCCAACGGTCTGCTCGGCAAGACCTGCATCCACCCCGCCCACGTCACGCCCGTGCACGCCCTGTCGGTGGTCTCCCACGAGGAGTTCTGCGACGCCCAGGACATCCTGCGGCCCGAGCGCGGCGGCGGCGGAGTGATGCGTTCCGCCTACACGAACAAGATGAACGAGGTGAAGCCCCACCGGGCCTGGGCCGAGCGCACCATGCTGCGCGCCGAGGTCTTCGGTGTGGCGAAGGAGGAGGTCGGCTTCGTCGACCTGCTCACGGCCGGGCTCCAGGTGTGA